GACAGGGGGCATAGGACACGTATTATTGGGGAAATTAGAATAGATTGTTGATTTGGaggtggctgcgaaaaatgcTCTTTCTGTGTGATGTATGGAGTCGCGATGTCCTGAGTCATGAATCATCCAGCGACTCATTTAGTGATGTAGAGATAACAGGAGGTAGAGGATAGAGGAGAGGCCAGACTGAGGGGTAATTAGATGTTGGAAAATGGCTTCGCTGTGTAGAAGGGTTTACTGTGGTGATAGTGCATGTGCATCGATTCGGAAAGGAAGACAAAGCTGGAAAAAAGCTGGAAAAAAGCTGGAAAAAAGCTGGAAAAAAGCTGGAAAAAAGCTGGAAGAAAGCTGGAAGCTGGAGGCATAgctggaaaaaaaagctggAAGAAAGCTGAATCAGGTTGATACTTGTGCTCAACGGAAGATGGCACTTTGAGCAGTTCAAGCGCTGATGTTCACCTGAGTCCAGTTTGCCATTAGCAAATGACCCACTCCTTCTACAATTATGTTTCTGGTCATTACATTCGTCGACCTCCCATCTATACACTGGAGGATGCTGAACACTTGGTGATCTCACAAATAGTACCATTCTAGCCGACCAGCCTGCGTGACAGAGCCTTCAGCACAGATAAGGTCCCTTGTCACCAACTGACCTCTCATTCTCTGTCTATGCTTAGAATCACCCAGTCATTCTTCATGCTGGGAGGTAAGCCATCCCACAGCCACCTTGACCCAACAGTCTTGCAACTTCACAATGCTAGTGGCTTCAATTGCCCCTGTCGGACTAATAAGTCGATTCTCCAGCAATTCCGGCACTTTGCGCCGTTCCCCTTATTGTTATCTCCATACCAAGAAACGCCCGTGAGGAAGTAGTATGAGAAAGTAGCCCACAAACCAAAATTAGACCCTGGTGAGATTTACCTGGACAAAGCACCGATTGAAGCACTAAGATTCACgcaatttcaaaattgaaATCAACGCAAATTCAGGTGCCCACTCGACCTGATGTGtttcgttttcttcctcctcccactgcctctgcctctgcctgaagatttcgcagccgtcACCATTGAACCAATTCCCCCTCTTTCATGTGCCGAAAACCTTTGAATCTGCTACCCACAAATCCAAAAATTGCTTCTTCGCTatttggctttttttttcttttttctttacttCCGCAATCTCCAGAGTACATTCCATATCCACGTTCTCCCGGACTTTGTCCCCGAGTCCTGCACTGCTATGTGGGGAAGGAAGAACAATTATCACAAGCTTCAACTCTAGGTGAATATAAACCTTGAAATGAAGGTAACCTAGGTGACCGAACAATtattcaatttttcagtCTCCCTTATCGTTAACTATGGCCTCTCAGGTTTTGCAGCTCGACCGCCTCTTGGCGGTGTTGCTCATCgcagtggttgcaaaatatacTGTTCAATTCATCAGACACAGGTACTTGGCCAGAAAATGGCACACTGAGCCTATAGTCAACAGCAGATCAATACTCGGTATGCTCCCTGAGCTATTTGATCACCAAAGAGACACTGCCCAAGGATTTCTTTTGGAGAGAATGTTGGACAGGTTCGAGAGGACCCAGGCCAACACGCTTCTGATGGCCATCCCCAGCTCCACAGGGCAATTGATCCTCACCATGAGCCCAGATAACATGAAGGCGATGCTTCTGACGCAATTCAACGAATTTAGCATAGGCGTGCGGAAGCAGGCGTTCGGCCCGCTTTTGGGCAACGGGATCTTTGCTCTGGAAGGGCACCACTGGAAACACCTGAGGACATTGCTCAAACCGCAGTTTGCCAGAGAGCAGGTGGCACATGTGCAGATGTTGGAGCCCCACGTTCAGATCTTGGCCAAGCACATCAGGAAAAACGCCGGTAGTTTTTTCGACATCCAGCTGTTGTTCCACAGATTCACCTTGGATGCCGGCACCCATTTCCTCTTTGGCGAGAGTGTCAACGACTTGAAAGACGAGACGGTGGGTTACAACCCAGACGACTACTACATCGAGGGCAGGGACGAGTTCAACACCGCCCTCACGTTTGTGCAGCTGTACTTGGTGAAACGGCTGTCTCTATTCAACTTCTACTGGATCGCCAGCTCTAAGCAGTTCAGAGATAGCGTCAGGCACATCCACGACTACACGAATCATTTCGTTAACAAGGcgttgcaattgaagccAGAGGAGATCGAGGCCCGCTCCAGAGAAGGGTACACCTTCTTGTATGAGTTGGTCAAGGACACACGAAACCCCGTTGACATTCGAGACCAGCTCTTGAACATCATGTTGGCGGGCCGCTCCACCACTGCGTCGCTTCTTCTGTCGGCGATGTCAGAGCTTTCCAGGCACCCCGAtgtttggagaaagttACGTGAAGAGGTTATTATGCAATTTGGTACTGGGGAACTGCCCGAGGAGCTTGAAAGCATCACGTTTGAGTCGTTGAAAAAGTGCAACTACCTCAAGTGGGTCATCAATGAGACCCTCAGAGTGTACCCACCAGTGTCCTCGAATCTTCGAGAAGCACTTAAGGACACGACGTTGCCCAGCGGAGGCGGCAAGGATGGCCGGGCGCCGATCTTTGTTCCCAAGGGTGCAGTGGTGATTTTCCTGATCTACTGTGTCCAGCGGCTGAAGAAACACTATGGGCCTGACGCCGACGAGTTCCGGCCTGAAAGATGGGCCaatctcaacaagatcGGCTGGGCGTTCATGCCGTTTGGAAGTGGGCCTCGTATATGCTTGGGCCAGCAGTTTGCTCTCACTGAGGCTCTGTATGTGTTGGTGAGGTTGGCGCAAATGTTCCACACGTTGGAGACCGCTGGCGGAGAGTACCCAGCCAGGAAACAGGCGAACGCCACGTTAAGATATACTGATGGCGTGAATGTCAGAATGGCGTAAACTAGGTCTGTAAGTATATATATATTATGAAATGGGTGGTGTCAGCATGTGTAGCAGTGTGTAGTGAGGAAGGTGTAGTATGGGTAAGGATTAGCATTTGTGTAAAAAAACACCGAAAAAGGGTTCATTGGTGCGTGTGTTGAAAGAATTCGTGCtgtttttgaattttgttggtggttttgAGGGTTGCTTGTTCTAGGTTGTGGTGTTCTTAAAGTAGTAGGagctttttcgcagccattttttggAAAAGCACAATTGTTGCAATTCTGACGGTTCCGTGATAACGACAGTAAAAGCATGAACAGAACATAGGTATTATAAAAAGAAGCGATGCAATAATCGTAGATTGAAATATACTTGGACGTTGATACTAGGCTTTGTTAGGCCCAGTGAGTATGGGTTCTTTCAACACTCTAGGATGGAGCTGTCTTAGCCTATTCACCTTGTCTCAATCGTCTCACATcaaccaccaaagaagagaccCTTGATACTTTGTTAGCAGAAATATTCTCTGGGAATACTGCGAGCTGATGCTTCTCTGGGTGTTAGGAATCTGAATACGGTTTTGCACCATCACCATAGATAAGTTCTCGCAGAGGCTAAAACTCCATCAAGGTTGTTTTCTAATACGCGGAATATCACAAGTGCAATTGAATAATGGCTCTTCGCTGAACCATAGAATCCTCAAAAGGGCATCAAAATCACGGTTACTTTCCATgtctgctgcttcttccagTGTCTTTTGGGCACTAGCAGCTCTCAATCTACTCACACTGCTGTACTAGCACATTCACCcgctcttcaaaaatcgAAGCacattttcaaaaatgccCTCTCCTTACAATTCATGTCCCTATATTGTGATGGCCACCTCCACAAAAGTATTACTTCTCTCAAACTTCCCCTCAAGCATCTTCTGTTGGTCTGCTCATCGTACAATGCCTTCTGGgaaatttcgcagccattttcgcagccaccaaCAGACGCTATTTTCACAGCAACCATGCAAATAGAGCCGAATAAATGAGACAAAATAAAATGGCGTCTTattctttctcatcaaatctcAGATAACGAAAACTCTATTTTCTCTCGCTTGCTCGTCATCTCTTCCCTTGCCTTGCCCACCTCCACTGCGCTTTTGGCGACgcgaagaaaaacaaacaaacaGGAACTCTGTGCGGGCGACACCACCCATTGAACAACACAAACAAGAGAAATGTAAATTTGAATAGCACATTGAGATTCTCCTTGCTATCAGCTCCATACTCATATaaatttcaccaaaacaTCTCTTCTGGAAACCCCCATTGTCGTGGCCATCTGATTTATGGGGTACTGCAGACAAGCACCACCCTGGCCTACCCTTCCTTCCAGGAGCCCTCtttgtttgttttctctcttAGTGTACTATCAAGGCCCCAGCTTCTTCCAGGCCCACACCACAAAATCACACTGGCCAGGCTGCCAAATTCTTGTACCATATCAAAAGCAGATCATCATAGAACCCAGATCATCACATAATCTTAATACCTTCCTTCCCAAGGCACCCCAAAACACCCCACTTCTCAACTCCCTTTTGCCATGCCTGAAGCTCCAAAGCGTCTTTCGACACGAAAGCCCTTGGGCCAGCTTCCCGTAAACTTGGCCACACGCAATGCCAATGCCAAACTGACGAAAGTGGAGCCTCGTTCAAAGCGAACATCGGGCTCTCTAGAACCATTCCTGGCtcccaacttctcctcggAAGACGGCCTAATACGCCAGCACTTTGATCCCATTCGTTCAGACGTTCCAGCGGCAGCCTCGGGCTCGGAGCTGGCCACGGTGTTGCCCGAGGCGTTGCTGCTGACGCTGACCTCGGCGTCGCCTGAGACTGAATCCACGCACACAGATCTCACTTTGCTGAGCTTGAAGACGACGATCTGGACGTCGACATTGCCCCCAACGAGGTCTACGACGAAGACAGCGACAACACCGACTACGACGGGCCCCAGGAACCCAAATGGAACAAgcagatcttcaacaagttaCAAACGGTGATGCGCACGTTCTCCAAAGCTGCCTTGGACGAGAACGACGAAGACACCTACGACGTGACCATGGTGGCCGAATACGCCCCCGAAATCTTCAACTATTTGCATGAGCTTGAGCATATGTATGCTGCAGACGCTGACTACATGGCCAACCAGGACGAGTTGCGGTGGGAAATGCGCAGCGTACTCATTGACTGGGTTGTCCAGGTCCACCAGCGGTTCAACTTGCTTCCAGAAACGTTATTTCTTACAGTCAACTACATTGATCGCTTTTTGAGCCGCCGAAGAGTGTCGTTGCTGCGGTTCCAGCTTGTAGGCGCAGTGGCGCTCTTCATTGCCGCCAAGTACGAGGAAATTAACTGTCCCAcagttcaagaagtcgCCTACATGGCTGACAACGCATATAGCATAGAGGACTTCCTCAAAGCTGAACGGTTTATGATCGACGTACTTGAGTTCGACATGGGCTGGCCTGGGCCCATGTCTTTCTTAAGACGCACCTCCAAAGCGGACGACTACGACTACGAGACTCGTACGCTTGCGAAATACTTCTTGGAGATCACCATTATGGACCACCGTTTTGTCGCCTCGCAGCCTTCATGGCTTGCCGCAGGCGCCCACTATCTTCTGAGGAAGATGCTCAATAAGGGCTCATGGACAGACGCTCACGTTTTCTACTCTGGCTACACAGAGGAACAGCTCAAGCCCCTCGCAAGGATAATGATGGAGATGTGCTCCAACGCAGAAACTCATCATAAAGCTATCTTCGAAAAGTACCAGGAGAGACGCTACAGACGCTCGCTGTTGTTCGTTCAAGAGTTTCTCAAAGCAATGCGATCGCCCAAGGACGAGTGATCCGCTCGAAAACGTGAACCATCAACATTAATGCCGTTCTTGCATTCATCCCCATTTGTACATCAGAATGGCGTCCCATGCAGGTCGCCATAACGAATTTCTTACGAACTTAAGTAATGCTCAAGGCTCCAATAGAGAGCTATTTTGCCCATGAATTCAACGAGGGCGTCCAATCGCTTCTGCTAACACTCAGTCACACTCTAAAAGCACCGAGCAGTGTGCTCCGTAGCTTAGTCACTCGCTTTTACTCCACACATTCGCTTTAACAAAATATTACAAATTACTTCATGTATCACATTATTTCCGATTTCAAATACACTACCGTCTACACTAATATCAGGACAGGCACTTattgttttctttggttgcaaaatagaCTGAGTCTATGTGGCCGCACGTTGTGCATACAGCGCCCCAACCTAAGATCATCGCACTACACAACCCTTTTCCTGAAAAACACTTCTGTGGAATTCCATTGTACACAATCCAATTCCAATCATGTCTAGAACATTCGTGTCGTCCTCCCTTCGTGCTGTTGCTCAAGCATCCAGAATTGTTGCTCCTCAGGCAGCTAGAAGGGTGCCACTTCTCGCCAACACGGCTCGTTCgttttcctcctcgatTATCCGTGCTAACCAGACCTCTGCTGCTTTGCTTGATGTAGTCAAGTCTGAGTACAAGATTGCCAACTCGATCGACAACGAGTTGGCTCCAGACCACGTGCAATACTTGAACGACTCAGGCTTTGAGGTTATCCACAAGAACGGTGAGTCCAACGTGCAGCTTGCGAAGACATTGGAGTCTGGTGAAAAACTCActgttttctttgacaTTGACGAGGTCACCGATGTCTCTTTTGGATCCCCAGAAGCTccagaggaagaggatgCCGCTTCTGAAGAGCAGCTTGAGGATGAGCTTTACCAGTACGACTCCACTTTTGCTAACGTCAAGGTTTTGGTCTCCAACGAAGCCAACAACAATGGtttgtttttcaacttGATGTTGCAAAGCTCTGAGGAGGAGTTTTTTGTTGACTACTTCAACTACAAGCCTGACGTTGCCGCATTCTTGAAACAGGTCGAGGACAAGGGTACCTTCTTGGGTAACTTCGAATACCAGGGCCCCCGTTTCTCCAACTTGGACGAGTCGTTGCAGGCCTCTGTGGAGAAGTATTTGAACGAAAAGGGCATTGACTCCGGTTTGGCTGACTTCATTTTCGGCTACTCCgaggtgaaggaggaggagtcTTACAgagacttgttgaaggacGTCTCGAACTACTTGAAGCAGAACTAAGCACCTCCTGCAACGACTACAGTTCCAActcatctttcttttcttttccgCTTGTAATTAGTCTGTCCTGGCGTGGACATAAATCTATGAAGGTTATTCCCAATTTTCAGCAAAATTGTAGTTAAAACTCATTGAATGGatcctcttcgtcttcgtcaAGCTTGGTTTTACCCTTGCcagccatcttcattgcAGCCACTTCTCTCGACGCAGCTTGTTTTCTTACCTTCTTGGTCatcttctcaatctcttcctcggcaTCTTCACTATCCTGCTCAGCATACTGCATCACCAACCTTCTACCAAGCAAATGTACGCCTTGCAACTGGTCCATGGCATTTTCTGCCTCTTTCAAAAGGGTAAACTCAACAAACGCAAAACCTCTTGCACTCTTGTCGAACTTCTTGGGCACTCTGACAGACTTGATCTGGCCATAGGCACCAAAAAGCTCCAAGACATCTTTTCTTGCAGCTTCGAAAGGCAAGTTCTTGATAATAATCTTGGTGGACTTCTTCGACTTGCTCGAGTTGTCTTTGGTAGTTCCAGACTTGCGGTGAGACAACTTCAACTGAATCTTATGGCCCTCCAAATTGTAGCCGTCTAACGTTGAAATGGCCTTCTCAGCAGCATCTTTAGATTTAAACTCAGCGAACCCGAAACCCATACTTAGCACGCTGCCTTGGTTCTTTGGATCTGGTTTGGTCTTGACCATGGCGACTACAAAACCAGGGATctgcttgaacaagtttgTCAACAGCGCAGAAGTAGTAGCAAAATTGAGGTTCTTCACAAAGACAGAAACCGTTGGGCCTTCGATGTCCTCTTCGTTGTCGCTTTCAACACGAGTCTCGCTGCCCATAATGTCGTTCGCCGTAAGCTTGGCTTCCACTGCCTTCTCTTGTGGCTTCTCAATCTGAACAGTCTCTCCCGGAGCTGGTTCACGCAAGAATAGGTCCTTGGGTCCCTTTTCCAAGTATAGAATGCTTTTCTTAAACATTCTGTATGCTAATTTAGTAAATGCTGCTCTGGCTCCAGGAGCGTCTCGGAACTCCACAATGGCGATAGTACCTGCTGGTGGCATTAGgattctcttgatttcGCCGTACTCGGCGAATAGATCACCAATTTCGGAGCTGGTGGTGCCGAAGGGGAAGtttttgacaagaatgATCTTGTCGTCGCGTTCCTTCTGGTTAAATGTGGTCAAATCAACTCCTCTGTCCTCAAAGTATTTCCTCACGTCGCCAATCACATGAGCCTCGGCCAAAGCTTGTTTCACAGCAGAGCTGGAGTTTTGTGGATCAATCAATTGCAGCTTCGAAACACccatttttgcagccacgGATTCAAGCACAGCATCGTTGTTCATGTAGAGTGAGTTCCAGTTGAACTGAGATTTACCTGCCTGAGCTTTCCGTTTGAGTTCTCGCTGCTTTTTAAGTGGTAGGTTCTTCAATGCAAATTCGTCTAGACGATGATCTTTCTTGGCCTCGGCACCCAAGATATGTAAAAGTCTGCCCTGAAAGATTTGCTTATCCAAAGCATTGTAGGCGGAAACCGCATCGTCGCTTTTGGCAAACTGAACATATACAAAGCCCTTTGACTTGCCTGTTCTTGTGTCCACCGCGATGTGGACTTCTTCTAGAGGGCCGTAGTCGGAAAAGAGGTCTCTGAAATCGTCTTCTGTGGAGTCGTAATGAATGTTACGAATGAACAATCTGCCCGTTTCCCTAATCTTATCGGCTTCAGATTTTTCAGGTACTACCGGTTGAGGactcttttctttccttggCTCCGTCTTTAGAGAGACCTCTTCACTTCCGtcgttctcttcttcggctTCTCCATCCTTCATTCtgattcttctctgtttAAGCCAATCTAGATCAGAGACACTCTCATCTTTGGCTATCTCACTACTTTCCTCAGCATGCTGTCCCTCAGCCAGCTTCTCGGGCTCGGCCACTTCATTGAGGCTCATCATAGgctcctcctcgtcttcatcTCCTGGTCTTCCAAAATCTTCGTACTCGTCATCACTCTCgttctctttggcttggACAACGCTCAAGTCAGAGTCCACCTTTCTCTTGACAGACCCATCCTGCTCAGCAAGGGCGTCTTCCAATGCTTTGGTGGAAGGAGCACCCAGTCCGTCGGCCAAGCCATCGTTGGCCCACGATTGTCTCTGGCTCGAGGGCTTAGTGGCTTCGATGAATTCTCTCAACTTTGGATTGGCGGCGATTTCTTCATCCAACT
This DNA window, taken from Candidozyma auris chromosome 7, complete sequence, encodes the following:
- the CLB4 gene encoding B-type cyclin, encoding MPEAPKRLSTRKPLGQLPVNLATRNANAKSTKVEPRSKRTSGSLEPFSAPNFSSEDGLIRQHFDPIRSDVPAAASGSESATVLPEASHFAELEDDDSDVDIAPNEVYDEDSDNTDYDGPQEPKWNKQIFNKLQTVMRTFSKAALDENDEDTYDVTMVAEYAPEIFNYLHELEHMYAADADYMANQDELRWEMRSVLIDWVVQVHQRFNLLPETLFLTVNYIDRFLSRRRVSLSRFQLVGAVALFIAAKYEEINCPTVQEVAYMADNAYSIEDFLKAERFMIDVLEFDMGWPGPMSFLRRTSKADDYDYETRTLAKYFLEITIMDHRFVASQPSWLAAGAHYLSRKMLNKGSWTDAHVFYSGYTEEQLKPLARIMMEMCSNAETHHKAIFEKYQERRYRRSSLFVQEFLKAMRSPKDE
- a CDS encoding RNA-binding ribosome biosynthesis protein MRD1, with product MSRLIVKGLPKYLTEDRLRKHFASEGNVTDVKLMKKRNGESRQFAFIGYKSSQDALKAAKFFNKTFIDTARIDVEVAKTWADPTVPQAVREKRKLAERRLAEQEERLTRQKEEAEQRKRQKVERKSKLDEEIAANPKLREFIEATKPSSQRQSWANDGLADGSGAPSTKALEDALAEQDGSVKRKVDSDLSVVQAKENESDDEYEDFGRPGDEDEEEPMMSLNEVAEPEKSAEGQHAEESSEIAKDESVSDLDWLKQRRIRMKDGEAEEENDGSEEVSLKTEPRKEKSPQPVVPEKSEADKIRETGRLFIRNIHYDSTEDDFRDLFSDYGPLEEVHIAVDTRTGKSKGFVYVQFAKSDDAVSAYNALDKQIFQGRLLHILGAEAKKDHRLDEFALKNLPLKKQRELKRKAQAGKSQFNWNSLYMNNDAVLESVAAKMGVSKSQLIDPQNSSSAVKQALAEAHVIGDVRKYFEDRGVDLTTFNQKERDDKIILVKNFPFGTTSSEIGDLFAEYGEIKRILMPPAGTIAIVEFRDAPGARAAFTKLAYRMFKKSILYLEKGPKDLFLREPAPGETVQIEKPQEKAVEAKLTANDIMGSETRVESDNEEDIEGPTVSVFVKNLNFATTSASLTNLFKQIPGFVVAMVKTKPDPKNQGSVLSMGFGFAEFKSKDAAEKAISTLDGYNLEGHKIQLKLSHRKSGTTKDNSSKSKKSTKIIIKNLPFEAARKDVLELFGAYGQIKSVRVPKKFDKSARGFAFVEFTLLKEAENAMDQLQGVHLLGRRLVMQYAEQDSEDAEEEIEKMTKKVRKQAASREVAAMKMAGKGKTKLDEDEEDPFNEF
- a CDS encoding cytochrome P450, which produces MASQVLQLDRLLAVLLIAVVAKYTVQFIRHRYLARKWHTEPIVNSRSILGMLPELFDHQRDTAQGFLLERMLDRFERTQANTLSMAIPSSTGQLILTMSPDNMKAMLSTQFNEFSIGVRKQAFGPLLGNGIFASEGHHWKHSRTLLKPQFAREQVAHVQMLEPHVQILAKHIRKNAGSFFDIQSLFHRFTLDAGTHFLFGESVNDLKDETVGYNPDDYYIEGRDEFNTALTFVQSYLVKRSSLFNFYWIASSKQFRDSVRHIHDYTNHFVNKALQLKPEEIEARSREGYTFLYELVKDTRNPVDIRDQLLNIMLAGRSTTASLLSSAMSELSRHPDVWRKLREEVIMQFGTGESPEELESITFESLKKCNYLKWVINETLRVYPPVSSNLREALKDTTLPSGGGKDGRAPIFVPKGAVVIFSIYCVQRSKKHYGPDADEFRPERWANLNKIGWAFMPFGSGPRICLGQQFALTEASYVLVRLAQMFHTLETAGGEYPARKQANATLRYTDGVNVRMA
- the MAM33 gene encoding Mam33p; the encoded protein is MSRTFVSSSLRAVAQASRIVAPQAARRVPLLANTARSFSSSIIRANQTSAALLDVVKSEYKIANSIDNELAPDHVQYLNDSGFEVIHKNGESNVQLAKTLESGEKLTVFFDIDEVTDVSFGSPEAPEEEDAASEEQLEDELYQYDSTFANVKVLVSNEANNNGLFFNLMLQSSEEEFFVDYFNYKPDVAAFLKQVEDKGTFLGNFEYQGPRFSNLDESLQASVEKYLNEKGIDSGLADFIFGYSEVKEEESYRDLLKDVSNYLKQN